From Rutidosis leptorrhynchoides isolate AG116_Rl617_1_P2 chromosome 3, CSIRO_AGI_Rlap_v1, whole genome shotgun sequence, a single genomic window includes:
- the LOC139900283 gene encoding uncharacterized protein has product MEKLGINIDTFCGRILGDGNNILFWEDAWLGNYHLKDKFSRLYRFETMANASIKDRVRHFIGRLHGELADLDDLIRSNAILDDCISSWRCNLGPNGEFLTKVAAIKMDEVIITRNSSSQVPTLHNNLVPQKVGIFIWRAIRCRIPVREELDPKWIDIDTLLCPMRKNMVESVDHALVSCKVAKEVWEGIFKWWGSSMPANANLENLFVGSGCGNLSGYHKKICHAIEWVTRYLI; this is encoded by the exons ATGGAAAAGCTTGGAATTAATATTGATACATTTTGTGGAAGAATACTTGGCGATGGTAATAACATTTTGTTCTGGGAAGATGCTTGGTTAGGTAATTATCATCTAAAAGATAAGTTTTCGAGGCTCTACAGGTTTGAGACAATGGCTAATGCTTCAATCAAAGATCGGGTGAG GCATTTTATAGGTCGTTTGCATGGTGAGCTAGCTGATTTAGATGATTTGATCCGTAGCAATGCAATTTTAGATGATTGCATCAGTTCATGGAGGTGCAATTTGGGTCCCAATGGCGAGTTCTTAACAAAGGTTGCCGCTATTAAAATGGACGAGGTAATAATCACCAGGAACAGCTCGAGTCAGGTACCAACACTTCATAACAACCTCGTACCACAGAAGGTAGGCATTTTCATATGGCGAGCAATCAGATGTCGAATACCGGTTAGAGAAGAACTTGACCCAAAATGGATTGATATTGATACACTCTTGTGTCCAATGCGTAAAAATATGGTGGAATCTGTTGATCATGCTTTAGTTTCGTGCAAAGTGGCCAAAGAAGTTTGGGAGGGTATTTTCAAGTGGTGGGGTTCGAGTATGCCGGCAAATGCAAATCTTGAGAATTTGTTCGTAGGTTCAGGTTGTGGAAATCTATCAGGTTATCACAAAAAAATATGTCATGCAATCGAGTGGGTCACAAGATACCTCATATGA